From Drosophila suzukii chromosome 2R, CBGP_Dsuzu_IsoJpt1.0, whole genome shotgun sequence, a single genomic window includes:
- the Zasp52 gene encoding PDZ and LIM domain protein Zasp isoform X21 translates to MAQPQLLQVKLSRFDAQPWGFRLQGGTDFAQPLLVQKVNAGSLSEQAGLQPGDAVVKINDVDVFNLRHKDAQDIVVRSGNNFVITVQRGGSTWRPHVTPTGNVPQPNSPYLQTVTKTSLAHKQQDSQHIGCGYNNAARPFANGGDGGVKSIVNKQYNTPVGIYSEESIAETLSAQAEVLAGGVLGVNFKKNEKEYQGDRSEVLKFLREEETGQSTPAFGNSHCEHDAPRQQQHQQPQQQQQYNQQQQYNQQQQQYKPPQQHYHQQQQQQQQQSSTTRHVSAPVNSPKPPSTGGLPTGQNICTECERLITGVFVRIKDKNLHVECFKCATCGTSLKNQGYYNFNNKLYCDIHARQAAINNPPTGTEGYVPVPIKPNTKLSASTISSALNTHGYGGNSNGYSNGNSAPAPAPVNQGYARPFGAAAPKSPVSYPVQQQQQSPRPAPGGNNPYATLPRSNVGQQGYGYPYTY, encoded by the exons GTGAACGCCGGCAGCTTGTCCGAGCAGGCTGGCCTGCAGCCCGGCGATGCGGTGGTGAAGATCAACGACGTGGATGTCTTCAATCTACGGCACAAGGATGCCCAGGACATTGTGGTGCGCTCTGGCAACAACTTTGTCATCACAGTGCAGCG TGGCGGCTCCACCTGGAGGCCGCATGTGACGCCAACGGGCAATGTGCCGCAGCCCAACTCGCCGTATCTGCAGACGGTGACGAAGACCTCTCTGGCTCACAAACAACAGGACAGCCAGCACATCGGCTGTGGCTACAACAACGCGGCCCGTCCCTTC GCCAACGGCGGCGATGGCGGCGTGAAGAGCATTGTCAATAAACAATACAACACCCCGGTTGGCATTTACAGCGAGGAATCTATTGCGGAAACACTCTCGGCCCAGGCGGAGGTTTTGGCCGGCGGTGTGCTCGG CGTCAACTTCAAGAAGAACGAGAAGGAATACCAGGGCGATCGCTCCGAGGTTCTGAAGTTCCTGCGCGAGGAGGAGACCGGCCAGTCCACTCCAG CATTCGGCAACAGCCATTGCGAGCATGATGCACCccggcaacagcaacatcaacagccacaacagcaacagcaatacAACCAACAACAGCAGTacaaccaacaacaacaacaatacaAGCCACCACAACAACACTAtcaccagcaacaacaacaacaacaacagcaatcGAGCACCACTCGCCATGTCAGCGCCCCCGTGAACTCCCCCAAGCCCCCGAGCACCGGCGGACTCCCAACTGGCCAGAACATTTGCACCGAATGCGAGCGCCTCATTAC TGGCGTGTTCGTGCGCATCAAGGACAAGAACCTGCACGTGGAGTGCTTCAAGTGTGCCACCTGCGGCACCTCTCTGAAGAACCAGGGCTACTACAACTTCAACAACAAGCTCTACTGCGACATCCACGCCAGGCAGGCCGCCATCAACAATCCTCCCACTGGCACCGAGGGTTACGTTCCCGTCCCCATCAAGCC CAACACCAAGCTGAGTGCCTCCACCATCTCGTCGGCCTTGAACACGCACGGATACGGTGGCAACTCGAACGGCTACTCCAATGGGAACTCCGCCCCTGCTCCGGCACCG GTGAACCAGGGCTACGCTCGTCCCTTCGGAGCCGCCGCTCCCAAGTCGCCGGTGTCCTATCcggtgcagcagcagcagcagtcgcCGCGTCCCGCCCCCGGCGGCAACAACCCGTACGCCACTCTGCCCCGCAGCAATGTGGGCCAACAAG GTTACGGTTACCCCTACACGTATTAG